In one window of Parcubacteria group bacterium DNA:
- the priA gene encoding primosomal protein N', whose product KKVDLSDEQKDIVKKIIGHDSKFMIHDSSLLIAGREKIEIYLELINKTIKSKRQTLILVPEIPISYEALDIIKEYFDENSIALFHSKMTKGELYASYQKINPPADGGEAKIIIGTRQAVFAPFNNLGLIIVDGEQDISYKQWDMNPRYNAVKVAEKLAKLHRAKLVLSSPAPSIETYYKISNSPNCLISNKIQDSRFKIQDSAEIIDLRKEGWSRDGKKRKDILLSKKLVSEIVFTLKYGKQVFLFVSKRGMSSFSVCASCKEVLRCPRCERALIYDKSGVYRCLHCTYKTDIFAKCPKCKGTEFKNVGIGNQAIEREIKKIFPGAKTKLIDFESLKSRNDQQNLISEINSGKFDIIIGTQTILKAWDLPKLGLIGIINADDLLSFSEYNSDEKAFQILSGALQKTRDGQNTKLVIQTYSAEHPVIKSIAGSEFEKFYENEIEQRKALKYPPFSRMIKLTLRTFFKANIEKESAFIFGRMKILSERDKNISVFQPFTPQLSKVRDKFRHQIVIKLSCLEIPEELNRTLKNLGSEWVIDVDPININ is encoded by the coding sequence TAAAAAAAGTAGACTTGAGTGATGAACAAAAAGACATAGTCAAAAAAATAATAGGCCATGATTCAAAATTCATGATTCATGATTCATCTCTACTTATTGCCGGAAGAGAGAAAATAGAAATTTATTTGGAATTAATAAATAAAACCATAAAGTCCAAAAGACAAACACTAATTCTTGTTCCTGAAATTCCTATCTCCTATGAAGCGCTGGATATTATCAAAGAATATTTCGACGAAAATTCAATCGCGCTTTTCCATAGCAAAATGACCAAAGGAGAATTATACGCCAGTTATCAGAAAATAAATCCGCCAGCTGACGGAGGCGAAGCGAAAATTATTATCGGCACCCGCCAGGCAGTTTTCGCGCCTTTCAATAATTTAGGCTTAATAATTGTTGATGGAGAACAAGATATTTCTTATAAGCAATGGGATATGAATCCGCGATATAATGCCGTTAAAGTGGCAGAAAAATTGGCCAAGTTGCATAGAGCAAAATTAGTCTTATCCTCGCCTGCTCCGAGTATTGAAACATATTATAAAATTTCTAATTCACCTAATTGCCTAATTTCTAATAAAATCCAAGATTCAAGATTCAAGATTCAAGATTCTGCGGAAATTATAGATTTGAGAAAAGAAGGCTGGAGCAGAGACGGCAAAAAGAGAAAAGATATTTTGCTAAGCAAAAAATTGGTTTCGGAAATCGTATTTACGCTTAAATATGGAAAACAGGTATTTTTGTTTGTAAGCAAGCGCGGGATGAGTTCTTTTTCTGTCTGTGCCAGTTGCAAAGAAGTTCTACGCTGTCCCAGGTGCGAAAGGGCGCTTATCTATGACAAAAGCGGAGTCTACCGCTGTCTGCATTGTACCTATAAAACCGATATTTTTGCCAAATGCCCGAAATGCAAAGGGACTGAATTTAAAAATGTCGGGATTGGAAATCAGGCCATCGAAAGAGAAATCAAGAAAATATTTCCGGGAGCCAAAACAAAACTCATTGATTTTGAATCGCTGAAAAGCAGGAACGACCAACAAAATCTGATCAGCGAGATAAATTCCGGAAAATTTGATATAATAATAGGGACGCAGACAATTTTGAAAGCCTGGGATTTGCCCAAATTGGGATTGATTGGTATCATAAACGCCGACGACTTGCTCAGTTTTTCGGAATATAATTCTGACGAAAAAGCTTTCCAAATCTTGTCAGGGGCGCTTCAAAAGACCAGGGACGGCCAAAATACGAAATTAGTTATCCAGACATACAGCGCCGAACATCCGGTAATAAAATCAATAGCCGGATCTGAATTTGAAAAATTTTATGAAAACGAAATTGAGCAAAGGAAAGCGTTGAAATATCCTCCTTTTTCCAGAATGATAAAATTGACTCTTCGAACATTTTTTAAAGCTAATATCGAGAAAGAATCCGCTTTTATTTTTGGAAGAATGAAGATTCTTTCAGAAAGAGACAAAAATATTTCCGTTTTTCAGCCATTCACTCCCCAGCTTTCCAAGGTTCGGGACAAATTTCGCCATCAGATTGTGATAAAATTAAGTTGCCTGGAAATCCCAGAGGAATTGAACAGAACCCTCAAAAATCTCGGAAGCGAATGGGTTATCGATGTTGATCCGATAAACATAAATTAA
- the def gene encoding peptide deformylase, producing the protein MEIILYPNKILDKKTKKVKKPLDEEIQKLIKGMKETMEKADGAGLAAPQVGESLRICTIQYSGDVFALINPKITSYSREKEISEEGCLSFPGQFFPVKRSAKIKVRYVDEEGKETKKKAEGLLARIMQHEIDHLDGIVFIKRK; encoded by the coding sequence ATGGAAATAATCTTATACCCCAACAAAATACTCGACAAAAAAACTAAGAAGGTGAAAAAACCGCTTGACGAAGAAATCCAAAAGCTTATCAAGGGAATGAAAGAAACTATGGAAAAAGCGGATGGAGCCGGACTGGCTGCGCCTCAAGTCGGAGAATCGCTTCGTATCTGCACTATTCAATATAGCGGGGATGTTTTTGCTTTAATCAATCCGAAAATCACTTCTTATTCTAGAGAAAAAGAAATCAGTGAAGAAGGATGCTTGAGTTTTCCGGGACAATTTTTTCCCGTCAAAAGATCGGCAAAAATTAAAGTTAGATACGTCGATGAAGAAGGAAAAGAAACAAAGAAAAAAGCTGAGGGCCTCCTGGCCAGGATAATGCAACACGAAATCGACCATCTGGACGGAATTGTCTTTATTAAAAGAAAGTAA
- the fmt gene encoding methionyl-tRNA formyltransferase, translated as MEKENIKIIFMGTSDFAKEILASIVREKYRVLAVITQPDKKAGRKQELRIGPVKEFAEKQKIPVLQPKKLDEELIKKTKELNPDLIIVAAYGKIIPKEILEIPKYKSINIHPSLLPKFRGPSPIQNAILVGERETGVTIMLMNEKMDHGDILVQTKFQIYPDETTETLTKKIAPISAKLILETIPLWVDGKIKPFEQDETKATYCQLIEREDGHIFWNSNAQDIYNKYRAFQPWPGIFSVWKKENGILRIKIKKIRLDNNKPDVKYGIGEVFELNGEIKVKAAKGSIILEEVQLEGKNPASIKDFINGYKDFVGSNLK; from the coding sequence ATGGAAAAAGAAAATATAAAAATAATTTTCATGGGCACCTCTGACTTTGCCAAAGAAATTTTGGCTTCAATTGTCAGGGAAAAATACCGCGTCTTGGCAGTCATTACCCAGCCGGACAAAAAAGCCGGCAGAAAGCAGGAGTTAAGGATCGGGCCAGTGAAAGAATTCGCAGAGAAACAAAAAATTCCCGTCCTCCAACCGAAAAAACTAGACGAAGAATTGATCAAAAAAACAAAAGAGCTGAATCCTGATTTAATCATAGTCGCCGCTTATGGAAAAATTATTCCCAAAGAAATTTTGGAAATTCCAAAATATAAAAGCATCAATATCCATCCTTCCCTTCTTCCAAAATTCCGCGGACCATCCCCTATTCAAAATGCAATCCTTGTCGGAGAAAGAGAAACCGGAGTAACGATAATGCTTATGAATGAGAAAATGGATCACGGAGATATTCTTGTGCAGACAAAATTCCAAATTTATCCGGATGAAACAACAGAAACACTAACCAAAAAAATTGCGCCCATTAGCGCAAAACTGATTTTAGAAACTATCCCGCTTTGGGTGGATGGAAAAATTAAGCCTTTTGAGCAAGATGAAACAAAAGCCACCTATTGCCAGCTTATTGAAAGAGAAGACGGGCATATTTTCTGGAATTCTAACGCCCAGGATATATACAACAAGTATCGCGCTTTTCAGCCTTGGCCGGGGATTTTCTCTGTTTGGAAAAAAGAAAATGGAATTCTTCGCATCAAAATTAAAAAAATAAGGCTGGATAACAATAAGCCTGACGTGAAATATGGAATAGGAGAAGTGTTTGAATTAAACGGAGAAATAAAAGTAAAGGCAGCGAAAGGTTCGATAATATTGGAAGAAGTCCAATTGGAAGGGAAAAATCCAGCGAGTATTAAAGATTTCATCAACGGATACAAAGACTTTGTTGGAAGCAATCTGAAGTGA
- a CDS encoding rhodanese-like domain-containing protein, with translation MELNDKSNNKVILIGVALIAMVFIFTFFRSELFKKNSENEIEQKILNYPKITSEDFKNKLKSSEDLKILDIRSSDDYAMEHLANSINAVSEESINAISKEKTIIIVGYSTEDEEYTKIIDYLKKNKYYNFFILKGGFDAWKNIGGGTISIGNPNSFVDNSKINYIAPEDLKAIVENKNYPKYIIDMRPKQSFDDGHIFGAENIFLDELEKSADKIPFSKEIYIYGDTEFQGFQAGVRLYDLGFMLVKVLKGGLTSWKDKGFEIVK, from the coding sequence ATGGAACTAAACGACAAAAGTAACAACAAGGTAATCCTCATTGGCGTAGCTCTAATCGCCATGGTCTTTATCTTTACCTTTTTCCGATCCGAATTATTCAAGAAAAATTCCGAAAATGAAATTGAGCAAAAAATATTGAACTATCCCAAAATTACTTCTGAAGATTTTAAAAATAAACTAAAAAGCAGTGAAGATTTGAAAATTTTAGACATACGCTCGTCGGATGACTATGCTATGGAGCATTTGGCGAATTCCATAAACGCAGTTTCGGAGGAATCGATAAACGCGATATCTAAAGAAAAAACCATAATAATTGTCGGTTATTCAACTGAAGATGAAGAATATACAAAGATAATCGACTATCTGAAGAAAAATAAATATTACAATTTTTTTATTTTAAAAGGAGGGTTTGATGCTTGGAAAAATATTGGGGGAGGAACTATATCGATCGGAAATCCCAACTCATTTGTCGATAATTCAAAAATAAACTACATTGCGCCGGAAGATCTTAAAGCAATAGTTGAGAATAAAAATTACCCTAAATATATTATCGACATGAGACCCAAACAATCATTTGATGACGGGCATATTTTTGGAGCGGAAAATATTTTTCTTGACGAGCTGGAAAAATCGGCGGATAAAATACCTTTCTCAAAAGAAATATATATTTATGGAGACACGGAATTTCAAGGATTCCAGGCCGGCGTCCGCCTTTACGATCTGGGATTTATGCTAGTAAAAGTCTTGAAAGGCGGATTGACGAGCTGGAAAGACAAAGGATTTGAAATTGTAAAATAA
- a CDS encoding co-chaperone GroES: protein MKEIKVKPLGDNVLIKPEKADKKTGSGIFLPESASEERPQQGKVIEIGESKDIQAKKNQKVIFKRYSGTEVKIEGEEYLIVKNEDILAVVE from the coding sequence ATGAAAGAAATAAAAGTAAAACCGCTAGGAGACAATGTTTTGATTAAGCCGGAGAAAGCGGACAAAAAAACAGGATCCGGAATTTTTCTTCCCGAATCGGCATCCGAAGAAAGGCCGCAACAAGGAAAAGTAATCGAGATCGGAGAGAGCAAAGATATCCAAGCGAAGAAGAATCAAAAAGTTATCTTCAAAAGATACAGCGGAACAGAAGTGAAGATTGAAGGCGAGGAATATTTGATCGTGAAGAATGAAGATATTCTGGCGGTTGTTGAATAG